In a genomic window of Anoxybacter fermentans:
- a CDS encoding methyl-accepting chemotaxis protein, with the protein MHPRLKAFVEVAPFLAKAMREDAAVGVTDTEKFIAYVPGKTIDVGVKIGMPVGDDAISTAMKENRTISTFVPAEVYGIPFMATGAPIHDEAGNVIGGFGYAINVTQQAEMEGKLKNMSNELAAAMQEMSASIQQVNSNTDRLSEYFSEMVTKSKSTTELLNNIDEILNFIQDVGNKTNLLGLNAAIEAARAGEAGRSFKVVADEIRNLAMRSKQSVENITSYLKRIHQEFEEIANSIQANERYIQEQSGAMEEITASIEEINSMTDELRQLADKILQG; encoded by the coding sequence ATGCACCCGCGATTAAAAGCCTTTGTTGAAGTTGCACCATTTCTTGCTAAAGCAATGAGAGAAGACGCGGCAGTTGGTGTTACTGATACCGAAAAATTTATAGCTTATGTTCCGGGTAAAACTATAGATGTTGGTGTAAAGATAGGAATGCCGGTCGGTGATGATGCTATTTCCACTGCAATGAAAGAAAACCGTACCATCAGTACCTTTGTACCTGCCGAAGTATATGGAATTCCTTTTATGGCAACTGGAGCACCGATTCACGATGAAGCTGGTAATGTTATTGGTGGATTTGGTTATGCTATTAATGTTACACAACAGGCAGAAATGGAAGGGAAGTTGAAGAATATGTCTAATGAATTGGCCGCAGCTATGCAGGAGATGAGTGCAAGTATTCAGCAGGTAAATTCCAATACAGATCGATTGAGCGAATACTTTTCCGAGATGGTAACAAAGTCCAAATCAACCACAGAATTATTGAATAATATTGACGAAATATTAAATTTTATCCAGGATGTAGGTAATAAAACCAATCTGCTCGGGTTAAATGCTGCTATTGAAGCAGCCAGAGCTGGAGAGGCAGGAAGAAGTTTTAAAGTCGTAGCTGATGAGATTCGTAATTTAGCAATGCGTAGCAAACAATCAGTTGAAAATATTACCTCATATTTAAAGAGAATTCATCAGGAATTTGAGGAAATTGCAAATTCTATTCAGGCCAATGAAAGATATATTCAGGAACAGAGTGGAGCTATGGAAGAAATAACAGCAAGTATTGAAGAGATAAACAGTATGACAGATGAACTACGTCAATTAGCTGATAAAATTTTGCAGGGTTGA
- a CDS encoding RsmF rRNA methyltransferase first C-terminal domain-containing protein, whose protein sequence is MTGLPKNFLQRMQELLGDEYPAFLDTFNRKRSYGLRVNTLKLTPEELKRKVPFHLTPIPWANEGFYYKEEDEPGKHYYHSAGLYYIQEPSAMAPVALLGVKPGEKILDLCAAPGGKTTQIGAALKGKGLVVANDINLKRAQVLAMNLERMGVTNAFVTYESPERLLEYFPAYFDRILVDAPCSGEGMFRKMPEAIDHWKPEYILNCAEIQREILDHAAKMLKPGGVMIYSTCTFAPEENEGTIQEFLKKHPEFELIELPHIEGFQPGRPEWVIDGHPDLKKTVRLWPHYLKGEGHFVALLRKMDGNEKKINPYKSQINSGEIKEFYVFCKQNLHTTPEGHFTLFGNHLYLTPPEVPSFAGLKVLRPGWYLGQLKKNRFEPAHALATGLKANDAKRTLPLYDESEIHAYLRGETLQRQGDKGWTLVTVDGFPLGWGKMVNGILKNHFPRSMRWFF, encoded by the coding sequence ATGACTGGACTACCAAAGAATTTTTTGCAGAGGATGCAGGAATTATTGGGTGACGAATATCCCGCATTTCTGGATACATTTAATAGGAAACGTTCTTACGGTTTAAGGGTAAATACATTAAAGCTGACACCTGAAGAGTTAAAAAGAAAAGTTCCTTTTCATCTAACGCCTATTCCCTGGGCCAATGAAGGATTTTATTATAAAGAAGAAGACGAGCCAGGAAAGCATTATTATCATAGTGCAGGACTATACTATATTCAGGAACCCAGTGCTATGGCTCCTGTTGCACTACTTGGAGTTAAACCGGGAGAAAAAATACTGGATCTTTGTGCTGCACCTGGTGGAAAGACAACTCAGATTGGAGCAGCACTTAAAGGAAAAGGATTGGTTGTTGCTAATGATATTAATTTAAAACGTGCTCAGGTATTGGCAATGAATCTTGAACGGATGGGGGTAACCAATGCTTTTGTTACCTATGAGAGCCCTGAACGTCTCTTAGAGTATTTTCCGGCTTATTTTGACCGAATCTTAGTTGATGCTCCCTGTTCCGGGGAAGGGATGTTTCGAAAAATGCCGGAGGCTATAGATCATTGGAAGCCGGAGTACATACTAAATTGTGCTGAAATTCAGCGCGAGATACTGGATCATGCAGCAAAAATGCTAAAACCGGGGGGAGTTATGATTTACTCAACCTGTACTTTTGCTCCTGAAGAAAATGAAGGAACCATCCAGGAGTTTCTTAAAAAACATCCTGAATTTGAATTGATAGAGTTACCGCATATAGAAGGTTTTCAACCCGGTCGACCCGAGTGGGTTATTGATGGTCATCCAGATCTGAAGAAAACAGTACGTCTCTGGCCCCATTATCTAAAAGGAGAAGGACATTTTGTAGCCCTGCTTAGAAAAATGGATGGTAATGAAAAGAAAATAAATCCATACAAAAGTCAGATAAACTCTGGAGAAATCAAAGAATTCTATGTTTTTTGTAAGCAAAATTTACATACAACTCCCGAAGGACACTTTACCCTTTTTGGTAATCATTTATATCTTACACCACCCGAAGTCCCATCCTTTGCAGGTTTAAAAGTACTTCGGCCCGGCTGGTATCTGGGCCAGTTGAAAAAGAACCGTTTTGAACCTGCACATGCTCTGGCAACAGGTTTAAAAGCTAATGATGCAAAGCGGACCCTGCCACTTTATGATGAGAGCGAAATTCATGCTTATCTTAGAGGTGAGACACTTCAGCGGCAAGGGGATAAGGGGTGGACATTGGTTACCGTTGATGGTTTTCCATTAGGATGGGGTAAGATGGTCAATGGTATATTAAAAAACCATTTTCCCCGTAGTATGCGCTGGTTTTTTTAG
- a CDS encoding RluA family pseudouridine synthase, whose translation MKEVRITENEAKQRVDRFLKKYLPKAPLGLIYKFLRTKKIKVNGKKVKPNYRLQPGDMLQFHTDIDLDQFFEKIKFKYYDREFGIIYEDEHLLIVDKPSGLLVHSNHSGLQNTLNMQVLSYLIKKGEYKPELKTTFTPAPVNRLDRNTSGLVLFPKDYLSQQALNKMIRKRMIDKYYLTLVVGDLNQEQELKGYLYKDKKLNKVKILDYNKKGSLPIHTRYQVLKRFGKFTLLQVELITGRSHQIRSHLASIGHPIVGDPKYGNKRINKQVKEKWGLKYQFLHAYRLNFTRTIEPLKYLQNREFLAPLPENLRKIENQL comes from the coding sequence ATGAAAGAGGTACGTATAACGGAAAATGAAGCTAAACAAAGGGTAGATCGCTTTCTTAAAAAATATCTCCCAAAAGCTCCGCTTGGACTTATTTACAAATTTTTAAGAACAAAAAAAATTAAAGTTAATGGTAAAAAAGTTAAGCCAAATTACCGTCTTCAGCCTGGGGATATGCTACAATTTCATACGGATATAGATTTAGATCAATTCTTTGAAAAAATTAAATTTAAATACTATGATCGGGAATTTGGCATTATTTATGAAGATGAACATCTATTAATTGTAGACAAACCTAGCGGGCTTTTGGTTCATTCTAATCATTCTGGTTTACAAAATACTTTAAATATGCAGGTTTTATCTTATTTAATTAAAAAAGGGGAATATAAACCTGAACTGAAGACTACCTTTACCCCTGCACCAGTCAATAGACTGGACCGGAATACCAGCGGTCTAGTCCTGTTTCCAAAAGATTATCTTAGCCAACAGGCATTAAATAAGATGATAAGAAAACGGATGATAGATAAATACTACCTCACATTGGTTGTTGGAGATTTAAATCAAGAACAGGAGTTGAAGGGGTATCTTTATAAAGATAAAAAATTAAATAAAGTAAAGATTCTTGATTATAATAAAAAGGGCAGTTTACCAATTCATACCCGCTATCAGGTTTTAAAAAGATTCGGAAAGTTCACTTTACTACAGGTAGAACTGATCACCGGCCGATCTCATCAGATAAGATCTCATTTAGCTTCCATTGGCCATCCTATTGTTGGTGATCCTAAATACGGTAATAAGCGCATAAATAAACAAGTCAAAGAAAAATGGGGACTTAAATATCAATTTCTACATGCCTACCGCCTGAATTTTACCCGGACTATTGAACCTTTAAAATATTTACAGAATCGAGAATTTTTAGCTCCTTTACCAGAGAATTTGCGAAAAATCGAAAACCAGTTATAA
- a CDS encoding helix-turn-helix domain-containing protein yields the protein MEVKLLVGERLSKIRKEKKLTLRELGNAVGVSASHIGQIEKGVTNPSIDLLARIAEFLKVHPCDLLQTTNISMGERLRSIRKEKGIDLEELSEATGIPYFKLGEVEIGNERLTKDECKKISTYLGIDESQLNFDIEVNLNHIRFICEDIFQLDDDSIQLIMDYLTKKINW from the coding sequence ATGGAGGTAAAATTACTGGTTGGCGAAAGATTAAGTAAAATAAGGAAAGAAAAAAAATTAACTCTAAGGGAGTTAGGGAATGCTGTAGGAGTATCTGCCAGCCATATTGGTCAAATCGAAAAGGGGGTTACAAATCCTTCAATTGATCTGTTGGCCCGAATTGCAGAATTTTTAAAAGTACATCCTTGTGACTTACTTCAGACCACTAATATCAGCATGGGGGAACGTTTGAGAAGTATTCGTAAAGAAAAGGGGATTGATTTAGAGGAACTGAGTGAAGCTACCGGGATACCTTATTTTAAATTAGGGGAAGTGGAAATTGGTAATGAACGGCTAACTAAAGATGAGTGTAAAAAGATTAGTACATATCTGGGTATCGATGAAAGTCAACTTAACTTTGATATTGAAGTAAACCTGAATCATATACGGTTTATCTGTGAGGATATTTTTCAACTGGATGACGATAGTATTCAATTGATCATGGATTATCTTACAAAAAAAATAAATTGGTGA
- a CDS encoding M42 family metallopeptidase codes for MDERIKLLKELTEASGVPGFEHEVRAIIRKHMEDFTCIEEDRLGSIICKKEGPSDGPKVMLSAHMDEIGFMVKHVTEEGFIKFQTLGGWWEQVMLAQRVIIKTNKGDVPGVIGSIPPHILDNETRNKVVKKENMFIDCGAKDKEEAEKVFGIRPGDPIIPVSEFTVMANPDLFMAKAFDDRLGCAMFIEVMKELKGTDHPNTVYGVGTVQEEVGLRGAKTSVNKICPDIAFALEVGIASDVPGTKDFGVYEKLGEGPVILVYDASMIPNRGLRDFVINVAEEMEIPYQLDSLAGGGTDAGAIHIYKEGVPSLVIAVPTRYIHTHVGIIHRKDYENAIKLLKEVIMRLDSETVAKFTL; via the coding sequence ATGGATGAAAGAATTAAACTTTTAAAGGAACTAACGGAAGCTTCAGGGGTTCCAGGATTTGAACATGAAGTGCGGGCGATTATAAGAAAACATATGGAGGATTTTACTTGTATAGAGGAAGATAGATTGGGTAGTATTATTTGTAAAAAAGAAGGTCCTTCTGATGGTCCAAAAGTTATGTTGAGTGCCCATATGGATGAGATTGGATTTATGGTTAAACATGTAACCGAAGAAGGTTTTATCAAATTTCAAACCCTTGGCGGTTGGTGGGAACAGGTTATGCTGGCACAGAGGGTTATAATTAAAACCAATAAAGGAGACGTTCCTGGAGTTATTGGTTCAATTCCCCCACATATTCTTGATAATGAGACCCGTAACAAAGTGGTAAAAAAAGAAAATATGTTTATCGATTGTGGGGCTAAAGATAAGGAAGAGGCTGAAAAAGTTTTTGGTATTCGGCCGGGCGATCCTATAATTCCGGTAAGCGAGTTTACTGTTATGGCTAACCCGGACTTATTTATGGCTAAAGCTTTTGATGATCGTCTGGGTTGTGCTATGTTTATTGAAGTAATGAAAGAGCTTAAAGGTACTGACCACCCAAATACCGTCTATGGTGTAGGAACTGTTCAGGAAGAGGTTGGCCTGAGGGGAGCTAAGACCAGTGTTAATAAGATCTGTCCTGATATAGCTTTTGCTCTGGAAGTTGGAATTGCCTCAGATGTACCGGGTACAAAAGATTTTGGGGTATATGAAAAACTTGGAGAAGGACCGGTAATTTTAGTCTATGATGCCAGTATGATTCCCAATCGGGGACTGAGGGATTTTGTCATTAATGTAGCAGAAGAGATGGAAATTCCATACCAATTGGATTCCTTAGCAGGTGGTGGTACAGATGCTGGTGCTATTCATATTTATAAAGAGGGTGTTCCCAGTCTGGTAATTGCAGTACCAACCCGATATATCCATACTCATGTAGGAATCATTCATCGAAAAGATTATGAAAATGCTATAAAATTGTTAAAAGAAGTGATTATGCGTTTGGATAGTGAAACGGTTGCTAAATTTACCCTATAA
- the pgsA gene encoding CDP-diacylglycerol--glycerol-3-phosphate 3-phosphatidyltransferase produces MNLANALTTSRILFIPLFLYFFFADFPNHYLWAGGIFVFSGITDLLDGYIARTRNLTSRVGRLLDPLADKLSMISAFISLAIVEILPLWIIMIILVREVTILSGSVVVYLTGHDIIFPSRYGKWATFTLYCTAVTSILSVQFFNQFFLTLAIPLTLLSGIDYIIKAYRYFFKKASIR; encoded by the coding sequence ATGAATCTCGCGAATGCATTAACAACCAGTAGAATCCTCTTCATCCCTTTATTTTTATATTTCTTTTTTGCAGACTTCCCTAATCATTATCTATGGGCGGGGGGAATTTTTGTTTTTTCAGGGATTACTGATCTTCTTGATGGATATATTGCCAGAACACGTAATTTGACGTCTAGAGTGGGACGTTTATTAGATCCCCTTGCTGATAAATTATCAATGATTTCTGCTTTTATTTCTTTAGCAATCGTTGAAATTCTTCCATTATGGATTATAATGATAATTCTTGTCCGGGAAGTTACTATTTTATCAGGTTCTGTAGTTGTGTATTTAACCGGCCATGATATTATCTTTCCCAGCCGGTATGGAAAATGGGCTACTTTTACTTTGTATTGTACTGCTGTAACAAGTATTCTCAGTGTCCAATTTTTTAATCAATTCTTTTTAACATTGGCCATTCCTTTAACCCTGTTATCCGGAATTGATTATATTATTAAGGCATATCGTTATTTTTTTAAGAAAGCATCAATAAGATAG
- a CDS encoding DNA methyltransferase, with protein sequence MIIWKQTSLFADLEEQALEKIIPSLRPFGEFTPYSLVKNGLKKYSKTGDLVLDPCCGNGTTGIAALEMNRKAVLSDINLIATRTTRNLFSFFDYNRVMILWSKIRDEPLNPTRQEEERWERFINSPIPPFKSFKRIINKNIIEIKQIFHEYDLNVLKRIYLGILRIKDQSSRELLEIVFHNTLFEVSQLEISKNRRSFYLPKHIKTRDPIKLFQKKLKLYLNYKSLLREKLARNFVWTPIVRQASVYNLNFLKAESIDYVILHLPGLRGYREGEMSYLSELLIGEFTNYDDEICIELDYRGRYKLARNLKKLLKEMERVMKDSSYLTLIITGHHVLLSLIIKLAQDEGWHLVQEGVEMVTGQQKENYPVISLTLQKKKQNTVLGSLNKMKIETLYNIEEAIIRKIDQYLSKKGTATTGEIQRYLLENFLHDCLIEKSLEDLLKENYLYSGKYWLKPSSGQEEKLYKKRQQKMEKVFDKFVREMVYYFLQEEKNALSYRELMERFLKIKPRTIFHTPYYRLLMEQCERQQIKLNMLIKEYFQKEKKDQFETLPMILRRIIRADKIFVEVVKGELVGLSEWSRDNFFKIYLELYEKSRREKDQDSLQKFGKKVLELLDEITYLTERKKERIRDYIMRSEGL encoded by the coding sequence ATGATAATCTGGAAACAAACTTCGTTATTTGCGGATTTAGAAGAGCAGGCTTTAGAAAAAATTATACCTTCATTAAGGCCTTTCGGAGAATTTACGCCCTACTCTCTTGTCAAAAATGGATTGAAAAAATATTCCAAAACTGGTGATTTGGTTTTAGATCCATGCTGTGGAAATGGCACTACCGGAATTGCAGCTCTTGAAATGAATAGAAAAGCTGTCTTGAGTGATATAAATCTAATTGCCACTCGAACTACCAGGAATCTTTTTAGCTTTTTCGATTATAATCGGGTTATGATTCTCTGGAGTAAAATTCGGGATGAACCTCTTAATCCTACACGTCAAGAAGAAGAGAGGTGGGAAAGATTTATAAATAGTCCAATTCCTCCATTTAAGTCTTTTAAACGGATTATTAATAAGAATATAATAGAAATAAAACAAATCTTTCATGAATATGATCTTAATGTTCTTAAAAGAATTTATCTTGGGATTTTAAGAATCAAAGATCAGTCTTCCCGGGAATTGCTTGAAATTGTTTTTCATAATACATTATTTGAAGTATCACAACTTGAAATCAGTAAAAATCGACGATCCTTTTATCTCCCCAAACATATTAAGACACGAGATCCTATTAAACTTTTTCAAAAAAAACTTAAACTGTATTTGAATTATAAAAGTTTGTTAAGAGAAAAATTAGCCCGGAATTTTGTCTGGACTCCTATAGTAAGACAAGCTTCGGTGTATAATTTGAACTTTCTTAAGGCAGAAAGTATAGATTATGTAATCCTTCATTTGCCGGGGCTTAGGGGTTATAGAGAAGGGGAAATGAGTTATTTAAGTGAATTGTTGATTGGTGAGTTTACAAATTATGATGATGAAATTTGTATAGAACTGGATTATCGCGGGCGGTATAAACTAGCCCGAAATTTAAAGAAACTTTTAAAAGAGATGGAAAGGGTTATGAAAGATAGTTCCTATTTAACTTTGATCATTACAGGTCACCATGTTCTTCTCTCATTAATAATCAAGTTAGCCCAGGATGAAGGATGGCATCTTGTTCAGGAGGGGGTAGAAATGGTAACAGGACAACAAAAGGAAAATTATCCGGTTATAAGTCTTACCTTGCAGAAGAAAAAACAAAATACCGTACTGGGTTCTTTAAATAAGATGAAAATAGAAACATTATATAATATCGAAGAAGCTATTATACGAAAAATAGATCAGTATTTATCAAAAAAAGGTACAGCCACTACCGGGGAAATTCAAAGATACTTACTTGAAAATTTCTTACATGACTGTTTGATTGAAAAATCTTTAGAGGATCTTTTGAAAGAGAATTACCTTTACTCAGGTAAATATTGGTTAAAACCTTCTTCTGGCCAGGAAGAAAAGTTATATAAAAAACGTCAACAAAAAATGGAGAAAGTTTTTGATAAGTTTGTTCGCGAAATGGTCTATTATTTTTTGCAGGAAGAGAAAAATGCATTAAGTTATCGGGAATTAATGGAACGATTTTTAAAGATAAAACCCAGAACTATCTTTCACACGCCTTATTATCGCTTATTGATGGAACAGTGTGAACGTCAACAGATTAAACTTAATATGTTAATAAAGGAATATTTTCAAAAAGAGAAAAAAGATCAATTTGAAACACTACCAATGATTTTAAGGAGAATTATTCGTGCTGACAAGATATTTGTTGAAGTTGTGAAAGGAGAATTAGTAGGACTTTCTGAATGGTCTAGGGATAATTTTTTTAAAATTTATCTGGAACTTTATGAGAAGTCCAGAAGGGAAAAGGATCAGGATTCTTTACAAAAATTTGGTAAAAAAGTACTGGAATTGTTAGATGAAATAACTTATCTTACAGAGCGTAAAAAAGAGAGAATTAGAGATTATATTATGAGGAGTGAAGGATTATGA